From Plasmodium sp. gorilla clade G2 genome assembly, contig: PADLG01_00_77, whole genome shotgun sequence:
taatataaaagtaaaatataaaatatcaaaTGATTATCATAAAGAGAAATGGaaagaatattatgaaaTTAGAAAAATAAGTGAAGAAGACATTGAAACAAGATTAAATAAAATCTTTAAAGATTGGTTTAAgcaaaaaatgataaatttaGAAGATTATAGAAGAGTAATCGTTACTTGTAGAATTGCTTGGAAGGAATTATCTAATTATGTGCAAAATGCATGTACAAAAGTTatgtctatatattttaattttattaaaaaaaataatagaaaaatttatatagaCATAAACCagtttaataataataataataatacaaatagaaaaaaatataatagacAATTATGTGAAGGTATGAATTCtggaaaaataaatttcaGTGAATGCCTAATAAGTGCGCCATATATTGATGGAGATAATTCGAATTCcttattaaatgaagaagatattTCTTGTATTGAATTAGGAAAAGGAAGTGGTAAAATggaaaatgaagaattaaatatGAACGATCCATATAAGGATATAGAATGTTCAAGTGGAAAtatagaagaagaaaaaaaaaaaattaaaaaatgtgatattaaaaatgattatgaaaatgatagtacatgtaataatgaaaatcATAGGGAGAGTAATAATTCGAGTGATGATAcagataatgatataaatgatagtgttaatatatttcatcagtcaaaaaaatatagtagAATACCAAAGTATGATACATCTAATCTAAAAGGTTATTCTGAAAATCGTTATTATCTTGATCTAGAAGCAGAATGGTTGTTCAATAATCTTTTAGAAATAAAAAGGTTGGATactaatatgaaaaataaaaaaagaagaagaaataaagaaaataggAATTATCCTTTACAATCTGATTTTTCagaaaatatgtttattgATAAGACATATTATGATATCTTAAATGTGAATCCAGATGCAGAATTTATggaaattaaaaatagttattataaattagCATTAAAATATCATCCAGATAAAAATGAAGGGGATGATGAagcaaaattaaaatttcaaaaaataaatgaagcaTATCAAGTATTAACTGATGAAGAAAGAAgagaagaatataataattttgggAAAAATGCAATTGAAAAAATGTTTCTTATAGATGGATCAGTTTTTTTCACTTTACTATTTAGCTCAGAGAAATTATGTGATTATATAGGAACATTACAGATATCTTCCTTTGTTAAATTACTTCATGAAAAAGGTATGAATACGaatgatttattatataatatgagaaaaattcaaaataaattatcaagAGAACAAGATATAAGAGAAACCGAACTAGCTCTTTTATTACGAGATTTATTACAGCCATACGTAGATGGTGATCCGAATTGGGAAAACCAAATGGAAGAAGAAATTAgttctttaatatattctaatTATTCATCTTCTATTTTAGAATCTATAGGATGgacttataaaaatgttgCCAAAAcgtttataaaagaaaataaatcattttgTGGATTAGGCGCTGAAATTACAAAAATGAAAGCTGGATTTcgacatattaataattgtaGTAAAGCCACTAGATCATCTATAAGattaaaaagtaaaatatttaatagcATACAAGATAATAAAATGCTAATGGAAAATATGTCcttaatgaataataataataataatattactgATGGTAATAATGGAACCATTGATAATGATTCTATAAATGATGAAGGTAAATGTAGtagtaaaaataatgttGTAAAGTACGATAATAATGCTAcacaaattataaaaaagaaaaataaaatattagcAGATATTTTAGATGATATATTTACCATAGTTTTGTGTGATATTGAATTAACAGTTAGATATGCTGCTGATAGGGTTTTAAGAGATGAAGGTTGCAATAAAGAAATACGTTTAAAAAGAGCACAAGGTATAAAAATAGTTGGGAAATTAATGAATAAATGGGCAAAAATTAAGAAACAACAGATGAAAGACAATAAAattgatattattgataCAATAGAAAGTGCATTAGATGTATCAAAAATAAGGAGTGAGAACAAAAAGGATTAGaaacatacaaatatattgaaataatACCGTgggtaaaaataataataatttatgtatattaataaagaataaaattatatgaaataattcttcttttttttttttttttttattttattttattttgttttttttgtaagGTTTAAGTTTCAGAGCTACAAAAGTACgacttaaatttttttttaatctatataatttaccatttttttatagtataattttaaaaaatatatatttttttgttcttatattaacgagttcattttttaaaatttgatggaacaatataaaattagattcatttgtatgtattttaaaaagttattgtttcatttaaatgtaaatattatatatgtatatttcaGTACATATtaagattatataaaaataaaaaaaaaaggttagtttcaaaaaatatatttatacacatatatatgtgtgtgaatggataattataaaaagtatatgaaaaaataaaaaagaaagataatgtaatataatgataaaaaggTTTTATACtagtattttattttttcaaaaggaaaattatttaatattacataCTTGAATCATTTaagaattttattattatatatatataatatttatgtcataatatatatgcttaTTTAACAGaattttataatgataatttttaatatatttttagaaaaatgatatattgtGAGTGAAAAATGTGGGCATTTTTCATTTcctttccttttattttattttatttaatgctataattatatttggccatttaaaaaaaaaaagtaaatgaTATAATCTGATCTCATGGTATAAAATttcaatatgaatatatattttaagcgccaatttttttatcatatgttcagtattaataatagttatataattataaatagaagaataaaataatacgAATTTACCTCCCTTTTACATAACATAATACAGGAAATATAATTCCGCCCAaactaaataaataaataaataaatatatatatatatataatatatattatgtaaattttttgaaagaaaaaatttatgCAAAATTTAAgattcataaaatataattttgttatCTCATTCGTTTAAGgaaaaatacaataaaaatatataaaattaatattaatatgagtacataaaatatttatttgtgtgtatatattttttatataagaaagtaagatataagtataaaaaaaaataaataaaataattatgtaatacacatataaatatatacatatatatatatatatatatatatatatatatacatgttgtttttgattatgattatttatttcaattaAACAagttataatatgaaaattttataaaaaatatattatatatataaaaatttttaaaaataaaatattatcatttaatttgtttttaatattttgtattgctcaaaatatattatacaggATAAttcacaaaataaatattttaatatattaaatatttatatatatgtatataaattaaaattaaagaaaaaaaaaaaaaaaaaagaaaaaattatgagaTTGCTTAGAAGGTATGTAATATTTACAATACCTGAAAagatgattatttttttttgtttttacaaaatgttttatattatgttttaaaaaatatatatgaaccaTAGTATTAtggaaaaatatttcttgataattaaacatattatatgaGTAATATAATTGAagacatattatatttattgttatattattttaggattctaaataattcataaatattttgaaaaatttattgaataaatataaatatatgcaaatatatatctatatataaatatatattttatatgtattttttcattttattcttatataaaataggaaaatatgtataattaattaaaaacagaacaaaacatttattttttgttttttatataatattaatgtgatatatttatttataatatatatatgaattaagaattaaaaatattatattatcttattaattaatatatatatatatatatatatatttatttatttatatattttataaggtagaaatatatgttaatatataattaatgtatatatatgataatcatgaataaattatttgtagATGATTCAAATGTATGTGGAACATTTAATACATTACCTTTTGTTgaatcatattataatagaAAGGGAATATTATTAAAGAGTTATTCCTGGTTAGTTAAGAATGCAATTGGTATAATAGTATTAGTTCATGGTTTAAGTGCTCATTTAAGACTTCAATATTTAAGGCTTAATGTCAATGTAGTTAATAACGACTATGCTAGATTAATTGATGCAGATAATTATTACATTTACGAAAATAGTTGGATCGaagattttaataaaaatggataTTCAGTATATGGTATTGATTTACAAGGTCATGGAGAATCGGAAGGATTAGATAAATTACCACTTCATATAAATGATTTTGATGATTATGTGTATGATATAATAgattatatgaaaagaatTAATAATTCGATAATTTCAGAAAAACCTAACCAGAATaatacattaaataaatatactatAGAAAATACACAAGAGCTTCTTCCTATGTATTTAGTTGGATTATCAATGGGTGGGAACATTGTATTAAGAACTTTAGAAATATTAGGAAAATCCAATGAAATAAATTCTAATTTTAACATAAAAGGATGTATATCTTTAGCTGGTATGATATCTGTTCGAATGGTAGGTTCTATAGAttcaattaaatataaatacttttatttaccggtaatgaaattattttctCGGTATTTTCCAACTTTTCGACCTGGTAGAAAGAAATTCAAATTTGAGAAATATCCATTTGTTAATGATCTGTTattttatgataaatatagatTTAAAGGACGTATTACAAATAATCTTGCACGTGAAATTTTGGTTGCATTAGATAATTTACATAACAATATTGATGATATTCCTAAAAATATacctatattatttattcattcaaTTAATGATTGTCTTTGTTGGTATGAAGGAACTGTATCATTTTACAATAAATTACAAATCGATACTAAAGAACTTTATACTTTAGAAGATATGGATCATGTTATATCAATGGAACCAGGAAATGAAAATGTTTTAAAGAAAATTCTTGAATGGCTTTCTAATTTATATGTGCAATAAGGgtacattttattaattgaataatattaagtTTATACAATTAATTCTTTATAACAAGAACATTTGATAAAAACACataagtataaatatataaataaatatatatgtttcctttataatttttaattcctaattttttttttttaatttttttttgtttttttttatatatattgaatatacatattttatatttttaatacaataattttttatttaacttattttttatgatagatatttttaaatgaaataaatattataaatataatttatttttatatgtgtgttattaaattcatatacatatatcaaatatatatatatatatatatatatttatttatttaattatttttatatatcatatatacattatattagTTGTGAGAGAAAATAGTTTTAatctataatattttattaggtTACATgtactatatttttttttttttttgggaaattatatatactttttttttttttttttttttatatatattatatatataattaccaatataaatatgattttttggtttttcttacgaatacattttttaatatttaattagaaaaatagaatatatatctaatatatattgtttaattatattaatatatttttatttacctaatatattataaagtgaaatttttctttttttttcttatatgttttatgtgTGTTAatgttatttaaataaatacactacatatttatgaatttatttattatttatttatttattttttttttttttcaagttATACTAatgtgtaataatataagaattattattaatattatatataaaatattttatggaTTTAATAAAGCATAGGAAGggattgttattattatggatatttaagtaatatatatatatatatatatatatattaagtatcttttaataattataatattatatacagattttttatatataatataggtATATTCtagaattttttattataattttttttataaccatATGTAAAAAGTCTtaatgtaattttttatcgataaataaataaataaataaatatatatatatatatatatatatatatatatatatatatatatatatattatataaagtattttacgtatattattttattttgctATTTATtacaacaaaatatataagaaagaaAACATTTATCAGAATCAAAATCATCATCAGAATCAATATGAgaattatgaatattattatttatacctGTTCTTAACGTTGTTTCCCTTTTTTTTActtctttatcttttattttacgTGTTTtacattttgttttattttgtatctCCTTATACTTAGGTGTAGGATAAGGTTgtctattatattttaatttattttcccCTAAAATCCTGATGAATTTAACATGTGAATTAGTATCTCCTTTTCTATGTACattattccattttttatatgttatctATAAAGGgaagaaaatttaaaatacattataaaagagaaataaaaaaaaaaaaaaaaaaaaaaaacagatatatttttcactGCCATAGAAGAATTATGATATTTACAATAcctattatataaataatatgaatataataagaacataaaataaataatatatatatatatatatatatatacatatatttgtattatattattacatattgtAAAGAGTATAAAGTTACaatcataaataaaaaggaaaatattttaaaaaatgtaagaTTCATagtgttaatttttttatatatttatgataacAATTAtggaatataaaattaataaaataaaacaaaatattttacatttatttgtGTGAATATTTTAGGGATACttgcataaaaaaaaaatatatatattcctatataatttattattttttttttttttttcatgatgttaatatttaattgtttgaatattttaaatattttttgtattaatatggaaataacatattttaaggattatttattgttatatattggagaataaaattatattatattatattatattaaaatatataaataatttttttttctctacataatttttgttataatatttttaattcacAAACTTATAATACGCATATACCTTTTCcgtttattttataaataagaatataaattatggaTACCATTGggttcatatatttaaaaaatgaatgaatatatatgagtgtatttttttgttaattcaataaaaaaatataaaaataataaaagtgtaaaagaaattattcagtgtataaatattaatatgttgtatatatatatatatatatatatatattgatcaaatgtacaatatttatataatattaagcGCAACAGTGTATATTCCTTGAATAACTTTTAATACTTAAAAGTACCTTCTTTGAAACATTATTGCGTTActaatatgtaaaatatctatattttattaaaatacatttaattattatattattatatatgggTAAATAcgaaaaaatgtaaaaaaaataaaataaaatgaaattatataatgaaaaatataacagcgatatgaattataaatatatatatatatatatatataatgttgaagtatatatattatatatgcttaatattaaattttaatatgcATGAATTACCATTatattaaaaggaaaaaaaaatatgagtcacatatatatatatatataatagtttatttttaaacatacatatttgcgattcttttatttattttaataatatattttccttggttaatatatatttttttttcttctctttTATTAACATAAAAACAATAACGTTTACTTTAAAATTTACTTCAAATATTACttttgatattataaatagacaaaatatttttggttttataatatataatatataatataatatgatccTTTTTCCTACATTcatgataattttataagGTCTCAATCAAAAGTGTCACTCTTATAAATACaccattataatttttatatacttatatttatttgaataattaatataaaacataagaTATAATATACGTGCTTTACATATAAATCCAAGAGGATCTATTAGAacactttttttaaaatttaatatattatatacgtacccaaaattattttgtatatagttaaaagaaatattgaaaataaattatatatttgaaaaaaaagaagtaaaaaaagaaaaaaaaaaaaaaaaaggatattaaaaattgtaattaaaatgagaaatacttacatatatatgagttaaattattacatatatagtttaaataattatcaaaagataagttttaaaaattatgtatcatatatatatatatatatatatatatatatatataatataacttATATGTTACAAATACAAcacattataattttatattcttaatccacatatatatatatatatatatatatatatatatatttatattatgattattcataataacgaacgttgaaaatataattgtattttttttggtgtacatgtattttttttatacttttttatgtttttaatgAACCTGTACCTATATatgttattcatattatttgtgttattttattttatatttattttttttttttgaaattacattttacataataaaatataatggagtaacaaaaaaaaaaagaattgaaAATGGGtataattcattatttatttattattattttttttttacctacattcaaaaaaatataataacattggATCACttcaatataaattattattacattttcaacataatatatatatatatatatatatatatatatatatatataatatgttatacgttttttttaagaacaaaatattaatgtatataaagaaaaatatttttataatataaggaataaatatttcttcatgttatttctttttggtatattatttatggaaatatataaaatatatatatataaccatattaataatttgtttGATTTTTTCTGATGGTTgcaattatttatattttataaaataatattaaaaataattttattgtattttattttattttttatttttcatttattgaaatatattatttatttatataaaacatttataaaacaatgtatgttatattaaaatatttgtaatatatagatttaaatataaaattgaaatattatatgaaaaataaaataatgtttaAAAGGTTGCtctctataatatatattatacatatgtattataacaatataataacatatataatatatattataagttttttttttttaaattattttattttattttttttttttgtactttTTTCATTGTTGACGTTTATAtttaagtatatattatattattatttgtcatGCAACtgaaagaataatataaatgtatttatataaatataaaatgtagtcttattaaataaaaaagaaaaaaaaagaaaaggatgAATATAACCCttaactttttttatattatatatatttgtttatttttttttttattacaaaaataaaataaaataaaataaataaataaaaaagaatttttatttatataatataaaaagacttaatttatatatataatgattttttaaatatatataaaaaaaaatttaaattattaataatttatactagatttaataaaaattttaaaaattattataatcgtCTTAAAAATTCCATTATATAGATTAGATCAAAAGATtgttgaaatttttttttttttttttgtataacaATTGAAAtctaaatattataacattatatatatatatataagaataaatgtTTAGAATAatcaataattataaattatatgaataattaataagaatgatgatttattaatataaacaaaataagttatatatatatatatatatattgtaaggTAAAGTAgcattatttgttttatataatattattttgacataataatgtaataaatatttgtctttatgtatatatctaTTTGGTTGTTTATTTagatcatttatttatttcctttttctttgtttttgttttgtaattatagaattaaaatacataattatatagaataaggttttttttttttttttgtttttttgttattaattaaatattatatgaatatataaattgtaaatttatatttgttttattattttgtttatttatgtCTTTTATgattaaatttaatttattaatgtatattttagACAACTGAtttacttatatttttaattaatttattttataatcctaataaaaaaaaataaatctttTACTATTgtgctatatatatatatatatatatatatatatatatatatttatatacatataatgatataacattattaatttatcctttataattattaattttttcttacacatatatatttgttttatttcataaattttataatatatataaattttgatttagataataattaaatttgtatattaaaaatataaatattatattttttctaaataaaaagaagttGAAAATTGTTGTagatttatatcatttttagaAATATAATGTGTACCAATAAATGATTATTAGtttattatgttttaattattttgtttaacgTATATTGTTCACATAGTGCTTTTCTTCAAGATCATTgttattaatgaaaaaaggaaatataataatgcgAACGTATTTTTGGATAACAtttcaaataattatttttgttgTATTATACAAAACATTAAAGGTAAAATAATTTAGATATACATAGTATTTAAAATACGTAGtcaatatatgtatatatatatatatatattttattttttaaaacatattatatgtataattaaaaatataaatatgatataccTTTAGAATATTAATTTACCTACGTATTTTATAacattacatatatgtatatatttgtatatatatatatatatatatatatatatatatatttgaatacataattatttctttgttaataatatttttttattacagaGCTTGTTATATGACAATAAGGAGCATTCAATAAAACGTTATTTAGGTAGTAGGAATACAGCGAAAGATAAATTTGATGAttcaaatgaatataatgacAATAAGAAAACGGATGTTACACTTTGTGAAAATAACAATGAAagtaatttatatgaattaaatgaatttattaaaaatttacaatTTGATAAggataaatttttaaatgatcaaaataataatatactaGAAAAAGAATTTCGTAAAAAAGAATATCAGATTgtttatgatgataataatccAGATATAGATTTTTTTACgaacaataaaaatttaaaaatagcTAGATATACATGG
This genomic window contains:
- a CDS encoding lysophospholipase, putative codes for the protein MNKLFVDDSNVCGTFNTLPFVESYYNRKGILLKSYSWLVKNAIGIIVLVHGLSAHLRLQYLRLNVNVVNNDYARLIDADNYYIYENSWIEDFNKNGYSVYGIDLQGHGESEGLDKLPLHINDFDDYVYDIIDYMKRINNSIISEKPNQNNTLNKYTIENTQELLPMYLVGLSMGGNIVLRTLEILGKSNEINSNFNIKGCISLAGMISVRMVGSIDSIKYKYFYLPVMKLFSRYFPTFRPGRKKFKFEKYPFVNDLLFYDKYRFKGRITNNLAREILVALDNLHNNIDDIPKNIPILFIHSINDCLCWYEGTVSFYNKLQIDTKELYTLEDMDHVISMEPGNENVLKKILEWLSNLYVQ